GCTTCAAGCTTCAGATTAATGAATGACCTCATGCTGGTGCATTGCACAAGACCAAACCCTGTAACTCTGTAACTATTGTATAGTGTATACATATTTGCATGTTCCCTTTCATGTAATATTTTCCCTCGATCTTAATATCATTTGGCCatcctggaaaaaaaaagtattcccttgaatattttattttcttttagccATTTTATAAGGTGAcaaatatttctgtaaatatccATATATGCAAAATAACTTAAAGTTGGACGACTATAGTTGAACAAGCCATATCCAGTGGCAAGACCATATAAACATGTTTCAAAACACCTTAGATATGCATGTGCAAACATTCAAAACATAATGGACAACATTATATCTCTAGCACAAGGAAACTCTGAATATTTGTTAGATCCTTATTTGCAGTAGTGCTTCTGTCCCAGGTGGCAACCTGCCATTCTGATCAACAAACCATTTCCTGGCACTAGAGGATGCTGATATGACCCGAAGTCGTCGCAAAGGCCAGCAAGCGTATCTTGTTCTTCTGTGAGCACTCCCTCGCTCCTTTCCTGCATGCTCATCTTCTTGCTCTATCTGCTTTGTCAACTCTTCTATCCTCAGTTGTAGCCCAGCAGATCTACTGTCTGCAAGCTTGAGGCATTCATCAGCAGCAGCTTGTGCTGCCATTGCAGTGGCAGCTAGTTTTTCTTTCAGCTGTAGCTTACTGTTTGCAGCTTCCAAGTCTGCTTTTACCCTTCTCAGTTCTTCTGTGAGCAAGGCGACCTGAAAGGGACCTAACTGATGAGAACATGCATAATGCTCATGATAAATGACGTTATTAGGTGTCACATATTGTTGTGGTATCATCAGAGTACTGTTTTTCCCAACTGGAGTGACTGCAAACTCAAGAATTCCAAACTTATGATTGTTTTACATAATAAATTTGAGCATGATTCATCCTtttaaatttgagaaaatttgtttaaaatttgtcAGTCTGAAAAGAACGGCGCAAGCCTCATGACCTCAGGAGATCATCTTGAGGAAGCTTAGGTCAAAGTAATTACTGAAAGATTACCTCCTGGTTGAGTTGTTTGATAGCATCCTTTCCAGCTTCTACCTCCAATTCACATGCTTCCCTCCATCTTGCAGCCTCCCGTTCTACTTCTTTTAGATCTACAGTGAGTTCTTCAACCTTAAGCATTGCAAACAAGAACATCAGGCCCTTCTCAGTTACCTGGCTAGCAAATAAAGAAACTTAAAATGTAAATTTGTTTATACGCTGTGAAGTAGGaatatttctctttcttccaaaTCTTTAATGTGCAACTCGTATTTGACTATTTTCTGGGCCTGTTCAGCAGCAAGAAGTTGCAAACGATCACAATCTGACCTGTTGGAACAATTTGATAATGTCAATTAGCACCCGTATTAATGGAAAAACTTTTGAGTGTTTCATCAAATTTTCTATCATATATACATCTTTTTCGATGACTTTTGTAGTTTACCTGGACTTATGTAAGGCATGCCTTAGGTCATTTATCTCATTCTGCATATTTTCCATCGTCTTTCCAACTACTGAAGTCTGAAACGAAACAGCTAGACGGATAATTAGCTGATCAAGTTCTGCAATCAGGAAATTTTTTCCTTGACAACTCGTCAACTTGCATTCACGGTCATAGAATAATGTTTGTCAACTTTATTGGAAGCTTGCAGGGGAATTAGTTCACAGGTACTGAATGTTGATGTTATATATTGCAGTAAGTTTAGAAGGATTATATATAAGAAACAGATATACTGGAAATTATTGATTTCGTAAGAATGAATACATAAGCCAGTGAGGAAGAATGAGGAGTGATGTAGAACTATTTACCAGACTGTCAACGCCCTGATCGCTTTCTCTTCCAGTAGTGGATATTTCAGTCGCACTGTTGCTGCTCATGTTTTCCTCTCTTTCTGATTCTCCAGTGATCACATCCATGATGAAGCCAAAGCCAACCTTGTGCAATCCCTTCTCAGCAATCTGCAGGATTGCACTTCTGCCCTGATCCTTATCACCCTTCAGTACACAGAGCCTGTTTTCTGCTGCCTCCTTCTCAGTGACAGCAATCTTCAGCATGCTTCTGATATCCTGGTTCTCCTTCTTTAGGCTTGATATCATACTCCCAaaccttttctcttcttttctttgcaTCTCCATGTACCCTGAGAAGTTGATCTGAACCTCCTTTGCCAGCTCATGTATGTGATGAGCCTGTGATGCTAGAATCTTCAGGCCACCCCTTTGATCATCATTGTTGACGCTCTCGTATAGCCTGTCTAGTTTGTCGTCGTAGGCTCTATCCAGGATGCTGTCTAAGATCCTGTGAACCAAGTGGAGTGAGGTCGTAATCTTGTGCATGGCAACCTTTGGTTGATAATCCATGGCAGAATTCAGGGGATGCAGAAGCTGAGATTGAATGTGGGGGGAAAGCCAGTATGCATGCAACTAACAGTCAAGGGAAACCCTGATGAAGAAGAGTAGTTGGCTGAGCTGAATCAGGTTTGTCTTTCTTCTTCAGCACATGTAAAATTACATTGTACACTGTGCTGCTGCTCTTCACTTGAGCTTGACAGTGAGCCGGGAGAATTCGACATGTAAATTCACCAAACGGGGTTCGGCGGGTAGAAAAGCATTTCTAGTTTTTAAAAAGGTACTGTATAAACATCAAGAAAGGAGAATGCAGGAAAAgagatatttttgttttcaaacGACCGGACAATGTAAATTTCTGTGTACTTGATATTCTAACTTAAAAGAGTTTTGAATTTGAGAATGTTGGGGGCCTTTGGATAGAGCACcctccaaaaataaaaagagttattgAATTTGAGAATTGTTGGGGGCCCTTGGATAGGGCGCCCTCCAAAAATAAGCGTATGCTGCTATGTGCGGCGCGCACACGGTATTCTTTAGTAAAAGGCGAAAGAATAGTTCGCTTTGTGCTCACCGCGCAGCTGCGTGCCCTTCCACCGGCCGCATCGCCTCCCTTTTTATACCCACCCGCctaccccctcctcctctccgctaGCCGATGTGGTACTAATCAATCTCCcacaccacctccgcctcctacTCTCCTCTTGGCAATGGGCCACTTTATCATCTCTTGGGCCTGatcatggtggtggtgggcctTGAAGCTGAGTTGGGCCTTGCAAAACCGTTAACCGACCGTGGTAGTGGGCCCCACCAGCCTTACCTTCTTCTTGCGCCTTGCGTTCCGAGTTCCGACCACTTCACGTCTTCACCGCCAGAaaccgacggccgccgccgccgccgccgcatctgcatggccgccgccgcctctcctcctgtCCCGTCCAAAGTCGACGCCTCGTCTCGGCCCGACCGCTCCCCCAGGTCCGTTATTCTTCGCGCCTCTGCCCCCCTTCGTGTTCCGCTGATCCCCTTGTGCTTTTGGGGGGAATTGGAGTCGCCGCGTGCGTGCGTACGACCAAATTCTACTCGGATTCTTCTTCTTGCTCATGGTACTAGTAGTTCTATAAGACGAGAGAGCGAGGGGATTGTGCTTTGTAGATACTAGTATATGCTTAAGCTTAATCCTCTCCTTCAGAATTTGCTGCCATGTCTAGCTTTCTGGATTGGTACGACTACGGACCAACCCGATTTATTTTCCCCCGGTTTATGATGACCTCTCAGTTAAAATTTCTTTCCTTTTGGTGTCATCCTGCAGGCCGCAGAGCTTGGAAATCTCATGGGATTCACAAGGTAGTACTATTTAACTATCTGTTTATTGCTgctcccaattttttttttattattggtGTATATTACTTCCTGCCTCATGCTGCTCTTCGATTCAAGCACATCAAGAACCAAACCTTTCTGTTAGATTCCTCTGCTACGGTATCATTTCTGTACACCAGGGCATCACAGATAACAACTGTATCATGTGACCATGTCAGATGCATGCAAGCAGCATGCTATATCTTCTGCACTCAATACAACTGGTGGACCTAGACTAATACTCCTATATTTCTTATGAGTAATGACAGTTTCATTTTGCGGCAAAGATAGCTGCTTGTCTGTTTTTCCGTCCACAAAGTTATCCTGTAGCCTCTTGTCATGTTTCGCTTCTCTAGATTTCCTGACTACTTAGAAATAAGTCAATAGCTTCTCTCTGCGCAAGCAAATGCTGGCAGCTCTAAATATATACGTGGTGGCTGTGATTGTTTGCAAACATGACTTCTTTATATGAAGGAGTACTCTGGGCATGTAAATGCTGAAACAGTTGTGAATTACCATGCTTGATACCAATTACACGGACTTCTGCGCCATTAATgaatactttcatgtacactgCAACTGATAccttttatttaaattttgaattactAGCAGCGCTATGCAAGCGTGCAGAGAGTTGCGAGTTGGAGGCAGAAGCACCCTCTATCAATCCTACTTTGCTTCCAGTTCTCGAGGATTTACTTATAGAATTATATGCAATATTGCGTCCAAAGCCTGATGACTATGAGCAACGGCATTTGATGATCGATGTCTTCAACAAAATAGCAGAAGAGATATATGGTAAGAGTTATATTTCATCTGTTATCATGGGTCGATGAATTATGCTTTCAAAATATGCGCTTTTGATCATTGTAATTGCTGACTATGCTTGAAAATATAATATGAGAGTTGCAAAAGATGCATTTTCTTGTAATTCATACACATATGCAATCAGGGAAATTCATTTGCAGTTCAACAATAGTGTGAATAGGGTTTTAAACACCTGCAGTTATGATTCATATGCGTCAGCATTCAGCAAAATATGCTTTTTCTGTGCACCTCAGTTATGGATTGCTGACACCTAATGGTCAAGCAAAGACTTTTGCTTCTGATGCTAGAAAGATGCATAGTGcaaaattttgtgttgaaactTGTACATAACAGAGCATTGGTGAAAAGGATAATGCATTTGGAAACACAAGCAtgaaaattatatgaatttggCTTGATTTGTACTACAAATATGCCTAGTTAACCTCCTTTTGACTGTTAGTTGATCAGTTAACTTCAACATGCATTGTTCAGATTTCTGTGTGTGTCTACACTTTTGCAATACACTTTTCTTTACATGCAAGATTCCTTCTTTTACCATGAATACTTAGTCTCTGCCTGAATATTGCAAATTTGTGTGATATTATGACCTGTTTCCTGATTATGATGCCTCCTTCCAGGTAAAAAGAAGGGGTTTCCAGTTGTGGAAGCATTTGGATCGTTCACAATGGATCTATTTACTTCCAAAAGTGACCTTGACCTCTCTGTCAACTTTAATGCTGATTTTCATAGTCAATTTGCTCGCAAGGACAAGATTTCTGTTATTCGGAACCTCGCAAAAGTTCTATATGCTCATCAGAGTAATTATCTACACTCTCTAGGTTTATGTAACAGATCCAAAAGGGTCAACTTTATATCCATATATTTATGGTGTCCCTTCATATATGTTGCAATATGTGTCACACACcaaatatctaaaatttaaatgaagaatttaaattagttttgttattaACAGTATATCAAATTATCGGTGTATGTTTGATAAGAAGTGTATTCTCCTTGACATGGTGTTGACAATTGGACATAAATAACTTCATTTTGATATATGTCACCTATTTAATAGAACCTTTTGATGCCAATTTTAATGTGATTTCGTTTCCTTGTCCTTATATTGTCAATATCAGGGAATGGCCGTTGTCATGGGGTTTTACCTGTTGTAACTGCTAAAGTTCCTGTACTGAAGGTTATTGATAAGGGAACTGGGGTTGAGTGTGATATTTCAGTTGAGAACAAAGATGGCATGTCAAGATCAATGATATTTAAACTTATTTCATCCATTGATGAAAGATTTCAGATACTATGTTATCTGGTATTGCAATTCTCTGTCACGTTTTTTTCGTTCCAATGGGCAATAAAATTGTTGCAAGAATCCCCATACAGTGGCCTTCTAAAATATGTGACACCAACCGTTTCTGTTAATTCTGCAGATGAAATTCTGGGCAAAGGCACATGATGTTAATTGCCCCAGAGATCGAACAATGAGCTCAATGGCGATTATCTCTTTAGTTGCTTTCCATTTACAGGTTTGTTACTTTGACTTGAGTTTTTATTGGACTTTTTAGTCATGAGTATCAAGTAGTTAGGGTAGCTTCACTGGCCTCATGGAATTTCCATTAAAGTTCTACAGCCTGTATGTATAAGCTTGCAGTTAATCCTAAGTCCTTTTTTCTGTTGGCAAAAAGAGAAATAAACACACTTTTTATTAAACAATGTGGATTACAGACCCGGCGACCTCCAATCTTACCTGCATTTTCTGCCTTGTTGAAAGGTACTCTCTCTATTTTTAGGTGTATGTCATTCTCACTGCTACGCTTTCCTGGGATTGGTTTCTCTGTTGTTGATATAAAACTTATATGAAGAAACTAAGATAATTTCCATCGTCTTGTAGATGGTCCAGACTTTCCAAGTATTCAGAGAAATGTCTCACTAGTTGAGGGGTTTGGGAGCAGAAATAAAGAATCAGTTGCCGAGCTTTTTGTGTCACTTATGAGTAAAGTAAGTGAATTAAAAATGCACCTTCCATTTATGTTTGTTACAGGCCAATATTCTATTTTGAATCCATAGGGATATTGTTGAGTTATGGTTGTTTTGCCCTCATTTCCTAGAGTTTTTACATTGATTGACAAAGGGATATCTCCCCTTGCACATGACTTGATCTGAACCCCTGCAAATGTCTGAACAAATGCCCAGTTTGAAAAAGATTATTGACTGGATTATTGTAGTGGATTATCTGCACGGTGGtaaatacaaattaaatattttgataaaaaatattaataaataagaAGCTTAGAACAAGGGATCTAAGCAATGCAGTAGAAGAAAGgtttttgagaaaacatatttttagaggCTAATAATCCGTGACAAAAATCTGTGACAGTAAACTCCCAGTTTGACCCAGCTGGGACGGGACGGTCCTGTTCACCTGGTCCATGTCACTGTTCTCTTGTGCCCTTCTAAACATTGTTCTCTTGTATAGCATCATCGACTTCATTATCTAATTAAGGGATCTTGTTACACAGTTAGAGAGGGTTATACCACCTGAGTCCATCTAATTTGTTGCTAGGCAAAGTTGTTTGCTTATTTTGGTGTCGTATATACGTATGAACGGTTTGTAAGCTGTTCATTGATTACTTAGTTAACATTACTTCCACAAAAGAGCCCTTCCTTCTTAATGTCAGAACTCATTATGCTGACAGACACTATTGACCTTCTCTCATGCAGCTACTATCAGTGGAGGGTTTATGGGAGCAAGGGCTCTGTGCTAGCAATTTTGAAGGGTCATGGATCTTTAAGACCTGGGAAAGAGGAGTTGGTAACTTGAGTGTAAGCTTTTCCATGAATTCATTGTGCTTTTTTAGTAACTTTTGCAAAAGTTTGTTTATTTATACACAACAAGCAATTCATGCAGGTTGAGGACTTCTTGGACCGGTCACAGAATTTTGCCAGAGCAGTAGGCAAGGAGGAGATGCAGAAAATCAGCGAATGCATAAGGGTCGCTGTTTTGAATTTGAACAATTTCTTTAGGGGTAAAATTGATGCACCAAAGCTGAAGAACCTTATGTTTGAGCCGCTTCGTCAGGATGAGCTGATCAGTAATCCCAGTCTAAAGCGTCCTAAGAGGAAGGACCACCCAACGCATGGCCCAGAAAGCAACCCACAGCAGCAAAAGAAAGCGAAGCATATTATTGGCCCAGAAAGCAACCAGAAGCAGCAAAAGAAAGTGAAGCATACTGTAAACCCTGGACCGGCTGCTAGTAGATCTGCCACTAATTTACACCGTCCTACCGCATTTGTGCCTCAAATACGGCCCATCCAACCAATTAATCAGGTTTCCCACATACCTCAACCTTTGGTTGACCCTATGTTTGCTTATGGGTTACCACCACAACAGCATCTACATTCAGCTCCCCTTTATAGTCAGGGGTTACTAGGTCAACAGCAGGGTAATTTCATCCACCTGAATCCTGGAATCCAACCACAGCAGCAAGCCCAACATATGTTTGTCCCTTTACTAGAACAGCAACCTGTGATCAATGGTTTTCACCCCTATGATTTCCATTTGGCCCAGCTAATTCAGCATAACGAGAATATAGCGTTACAAAGGAATATAGCTTATGGAACCTATCCATATTACAGGAGATGACAGTTGCAGTATGAGAATGTAGCTAGGTAATGTTTCTGAGATAGGAAGTTCACACCGTCGCCATGTACCCTGGTGCAAATCaatttgttgatttgttgtAAAATTTAGTTGTGTGTTGTCATATATGTGCTGGGGAAGAAATTAAGTAGAGAGGCAGATTTTGCATAGCTATCAAAAGTTCTGGCAAAACCATGCTGCTGACTCTGCCACCTAGTTTTGTCACCGCAGATTGTGAGCTCTCATTTTTCCTTGTGCAAGTGGGGGTAAGAAGAATTCACGATTGTCATGGATCAAGATTGAGAGGTGTGCTGCAAAGCTTGCTGTTGAAAATTCTGTCAGTCATGCAAGATTGATGGATGCTGATGATGAATCACTTGGTGTACTAGCTTATATATAATAGTAAAAATATCCAGCAAGACCAACAAGAAGCAACTGCATTGCATCAGCATGTTATTCCTCTGCTAAGCATCCACCACTGCAGAGCAACCTCATGGACAAGAAATGGCAACATCTGCACTGCTGCTGGTGATAGGTATGGATGAGCTGTTCCAGGTTTGTTGGGTATCAGCTGATAAACTGGGACTGTTCCAGGTTTGTTGGTATCAGCAAAAACTGGAGCTGCCGCCCATGGTAATCTCAATTCTGGTGTTGCTGATGACCACATAACCTGATAAGATGGAAACTGCATGCAACTCACATAGCCCGGAACAAGATGCTTTCCATCATCACTCGTGTTTTGCCTGATGCGATGGAAATACCCAGACAAGGTGAGCTTTTGCACGAAAATGACATGAAAAATAATATGCCTCCCTTTTCCTTGCTTGCACTGTACATACCTGAAGCATATGATGTACCAGTACGATGGGATAGTGAACAGTATGCCGTTCTGTTTTTTGCCATGGAAACATCTGGATGTTTTGGTTTTGATGCAGATGCACATCATCGAAAGAGAAGTTCTCTCTTTAATTTCTACACCTGCAAAGACAAAGCTATCCTTGTCAAACAGGCAAAGTTGTAGATAGATACAGTGAATCAATGATGATTCAATGTTCCAAAGGTGTTCAATCAGCTAGCAAAAATATCTGCGGTTGTTTTCCTTTGCAagctgcatgcatatgcatgctgtAAATCTTCAGAATGAATCCAAAGTGGTAGTGATTGATTACTGGAGAATTGAATAAAAGTCGATGATTATCGATCTCGATcgcattgcttttttttttccttctttttgaTTCTGATCTCGATTGCATTGTTAATTGCCTCTAGCTCGTCCTGAAAACAGAGTAGCTAGGCAGCCTTGATGTTGGTACTAGTGCGTTGATGTAAGGTGATTTGACAAATCTGAGAGATGGAGACGTCATTTTGTGGATGCTAGCTAAGTATAAATGCTGATGTGGAATCATGCACTGAACATGGCGCGAAAGACAACTTAAAATGGACCAGCAAGTCAACAATACTGGCACGCATATGCATCTATTTAACTAGATGCTCAATCATCGATCGATAGATTGCGATTTACCTTTTCTAGTTCTTTTTTATCTCATCTGCCTTTTACTTTAACGAGAGATCGATTAAATGGTAGTACACTTGGAAGAACTATTTGATTGAATTATAAATCACTTGTAGAGAATTATATTGTCgttaagaaggaaaaaaaaaccacgttTAATTTGTAGAAGCTGCAATGAAGCGCCAGGATGTTAGCTACATAAAAACGCCATAAAAAGGACTTGTTGACAGCGAGTATAAGAGCTAATTACAGGAAGCAGCAGTTAATTACTAGATCAGCCACTAGCATATAGCACATCAGATTACTCAGCTGCAATCTTCACTGTCAACTGTTAATGCCCTGATTGAACCGCCACCGATTCCTAGAGCCGTACGTTTAATTTCTACAAGACTACGACGTATGAATACATACATacgtacaaatatatatattttcctttgatatatatttgaccatttgtattatttggttttttaaaaatatataaaaatgttagtcTTATTTAAAGAACCTTtagataaatcaagtcacaataaaaaattaataactacATTTTTTCAATACAATGAATGTTCAAACGTATCTAAAAAATTAATATCTTCGTCTGTtaagaaaaggaggaagtatTAACTGCAATTATATTGTACAGTAGATTGTCAGATCGCCTCATGGTTTCACATCACATTATTATTATCTGGAGACGTACTTATAACCCTATAATTAGCATGCATCCGTGAATATACACTGGTGAGACCAAAAAGAAGCAGGGCAAATgtagttatttatttattcatatcaAGAACcagttatatatatgcatgcgatGATCAGTTCCAACTAATAAAAATTATATCCTCGAGTACCCTAGCTATATACTCCATTAGTTACTAGGCTTGTTTTTGTTAATCTGAGAGATCAAAAAGGAAAGCTAGCAACACAACACAATGCATGCACGGAATAAAGAGCTATCCCGACCAGATCGATAGCTTATATGTATAGTAACCTTAATTAGCTAGGTGTGATAAACAATCGTGGTTTTCTTTCTCCATATGCTAGCTGTGTTCCAGCAAAACTATAAAATCATTATAATTAGCTAAGATGCTGTTGTCctttatacacatatataccaGGTTTGACCTTTGATTGATCTCTTAATATATAACGTGAAAATAATTGGAGAGATAGCTAGTGCAGATATTAGGACATAATTAATAATAAGAGAAtatgtgtatacatatatatagtaggACATTCCTTCTCTTACCGCGCGTTTTAATTTTCCATTGCCACCACCAattcataaataaaaaattaaagacTGATGGAGTGCTCTAGATAGCTAGTAACTGGTGTAATAAGGGCAGTCCCAAGTGCAGGACATCACTAAAAAGGACTGATTGTATACCTTCGCGTCATCTTAATTAACTATAGCTAGAAACTAATTAATAGTACTATACTCAATTCCCCCaattaatgtatatatatataaactactACTACTCACATGTCTGTCTTCGcgatattttatataaattcagcAGAGGTCTCCTGCATGTTAGACCAGGCCAGTTTCACATcctcttctcaattttttgtaTGGTGCCACGTCATCTTTTATCctataaacaatatttttactTTGAACGAGCTATACCTAGTAATCTAGCATTTGTTATAATTTCACTTagatcatctctctctctctctctctctctctctccacatgTGGAAATGAATTAATCCATGCCGCCTGTGCTCCCGAACGTACGTCGATATGATCCAGCTCAGGCTCAAGCTACGCTCTGGCTCTGTTCTTGCTACACTATGCTTGACCTTAATTAACCTCTGCTTATTTAATTTAGTAGGCAATTAATTAAGCTCTTCTCTAGATAGAACTCAGGCTCTGCATACGCCGACGCAACGCTAGCTTGCGCTCGAGCTCCGCCTGCTCTCCATCAGCATTgtgtattacatatatatatatatatgtgtgtgtgtgtgtgtgtgtgtgtgtgtgtgtgtgtgtgtgtgaagctCGAGCTAATTAAGCTTAAGCTCAAGCTCCGCTGCTGTTGGCAGCCGATCGAGTGCGACGGTAGTCGACGCCCAGTTGCTTAAAGTGAGAATAACTggtccaaaataaaaacattagcTCTAACCTAGTCGGCTAATCCAAAGTAAAACTTTCGTTACATATAATACATGGTTCAATGTCTAATTCACTCTTTGTCCCACGTGACATGTATCATCTTTAAAGCTGTGGCCACCATTAATTCTAGTTGAAGTACActgctgctagctagctccatGCTCGCTGCTCGTTCTCCAccaattaataattatatatttagggCTTCTTTAAATTGCAGGATGGATAAATAGaggaatataaaaaaattataacaggAATGTAAGTATAAAATAAAGAATTGCAGAACAGAGGAAAAGCACCGAAATTGCCGTTAAATTGGACTGCAGGAAAATTAGAGGagtcggatgagagagatagattcaaagaaaaatttcaaatatgttgaagctcttgctaagtttcctccaaaatctataAGCAGAAAGCTATTTCATAGGAATTGCATAGGATTTGAAAGCTCCAAATCCTTTGTATATATCAAAGGGGCCCAATAGGAGAATTTCCCATAGGATTCAAATCTATAGAATttctacataaatcctttgatcAAAGGGcccttattaattaattttagctAGTGGAAATCCATCTCAGTGCTATTCATAGAAATATAGCTTCTTTGAAATGTAGGATTCTCAAAACACAAAAATAGGACAAATGCAGGATGGTAATGTCCTAGCATCTCAAATCCCgcggataaaaaaaaacataggaaaattGCATGAATGATCATTTTGATGGAGTGCCAGGAGAAAGCAGGAAACATAAGAGAGATATATACAGAggatttttttccttaattaagaggttgaagctcatgTTAGAATctcttcaaaattttcatgtttTGAGTCAATAATCCAAAtgaattttataggaatttttaTAGATATTCCTTTGATCTAAATAACCGTATAGAAGAAAAATGCATAGGATTAAATCCCCTCCAagaatccttaattaatttgttaccAGATGGTTAGGTAATGTACACTTACGTGGACGCCCGGCCACGTACGGTGCATctcagcaaattaattaaggtgtGGCATACA
The Oryza glaberrima chromosome 8, OglaRS2, whole genome shotgun sequence DNA segment above includes these coding regions:
- the LOC127781420 gene encoding uncharacterized protein LOC127781420 isoform X2, which codes for MVVVGLEAELGLAKPLTDRGSGPHQPYLLLAPCVPSSDHFTSSPPETDGRRRRRRICMAAAASPPVPSKVDASSRPDRSPRPQSLEISWDSQALCKRAESCELEAEAPSINPTLLPVLEDLLIELYAILRPKPDDYEQRHLMIDVFNKIAEEIYGKKKGFPVVEAFGSFTMDLFTSKSDLDLSVNFNADFHSQFARKDKISVIRNLAKVLYAHQRNGRCHGVLPVVTAKVPVLKVIDKGTGVECDISVENKDGMSRSMIFKLISSIDERFQILCYLMKFWAKAHDVNCPRDRTMSSMAIISLVAFHLQTRRPPILPAFSALLKDGPDFPSIQRNVSLVEGFGSRNKESVAELFVSLMSKLLSVEGLWEQGLCASNFEGSWIFKTWERGVGNLSVEDFLDRSQNFARAVGKEEMQKISECIRVAVLNLNNFFRGKIDAPKLKNLMFEPLRQDELISNPSLKRPKRKDHPTHGPESNPQQQKKAKHIIGPESNQKQQKKVKHTVNPGPAASRSATNLHRPTAFVPQIRPIQPINQVSHIPQPLVDPMFAYGLPPQQHLHSAPLYSQGLLGQQQGNFIHLNPGIQPQQQAQHMFVPLLEQQPVINGFHPYDFHLAQLIQHNENIALQRNIAYGTYPYYRR
- the LOC127781420 gene encoding uncharacterized protein LOC127781420 isoform X1; this encodes MVVVGLEAELGLAKPLTDRGSGPHQPYLLLAPCVPSSDHFTSSPPETDGRRRRRRICMAAAASPPVPSKVDASSRPDRSPRPQSLEISWDSQAALCKRAESCELEAEAPSINPTLLPVLEDLLIELYAILRPKPDDYEQRHLMIDVFNKIAEEIYGKKKGFPVVEAFGSFTMDLFTSKSDLDLSVNFNADFHSQFARKDKISVIRNLAKVLYAHQRNGRCHGVLPVVTAKVPVLKVIDKGTGVECDISVENKDGMSRSMIFKLISSIDERFQILCYLMKFWAKAHDVNCPRDRTMSSMAIISLVAFHLQTRRPPILPAFSALLKDGPDFPSIQRNVSLVEGFGSRNKESVAELFVSLMSKLLSVEGLWEQGLCASNFEGSWIFKTWERGVGNLSVEDFLDRSQNFARAVGKEEMQKISECIRVAVLNLNNFFRGKIDAPKLKNLMFEPLRQDELISNPSLKRPKRKDHPTHGPESNPQQQKKAKHIIGPESNQKQQKKVKHTVNPGPAASRSATNLHRPTAFVPQIRPIQPINQVSHIPQPLVDPMFAYGLPPQQHLHSAPLYSQGLLGQQQGNFIHLNPGIQPQQQAQHMFVPLLEQQPVINGFHPYDFHLAQLIQHNENIALQRNIAYGTYPYYRR
- the LOC127781418 gene encoding uncharacterized protein At3g49055 — translated: MDYQPKVAMHKITTSLHLVHRILDSILDRAYDDKLDRLYESVNNDDQRGGLKILASQAHHIHELAKEVQINFSGYMEMQRKEEKRFGSMISSLKKENQDIRSMLKIAVTEKEAAENRLCVLKGDKDQGRSAILQIAEKGLHKVGFGFIMDVITGESEREENMSSNSATEISTTGRESDQGVDSLTSVVGKTMENMQNEINDLRHALHKSRSDCDRLQLLAAEQAQKIVKYELHIKDLEEREIFLLHSVEELTVDLKEVEREAARWREACELEVEAGKDAIKQLNQEVALLTEELRRVKADLEAANSKLQLKEKLAATAMAAQAAADECLKLADSRSAGLQLRIEELTKQIEQEDEHAGKERGSAHRRTRYACWPLRRLRVISASSSARKWFVDQNGRLPPGTEALLQIRI